A genomic region of Candidatus Liberimonas magnetica contains the following coding sequences:
- the lptC gene encoding LPS export ABC transporter periplasmic protein LptC: MRKLIFYLITVLLMVPACGSKKEIMNSTPLKKQIIEKFSISESNKGKPDWVLDAISAEIFEEQKKIFLTLPEIKFYEKGEYTSNLKAKSGRINTETYDIWGDSDCVLVTAKGEKLFTSNLHYRSDIKKIVTEENVKLIRPTEVIYGKGLEATPDLKSVIIKKQLVEMEDNK; this comes from the coding sequence ATGAGAAAGCTTATATTTTATTTAATAACAGTTCTTTTAATGGTACCGGCATGCGGCAGCAAAAAAGAAATAATGAACAGCACACCCTTGAAAAAACAGATAATAGAAAAGTTCAGCATTTCTGAGTCGAACAAAGGAAAACCGGACTGGGTGCTTGATGCTATTTCTGCGGAAATTTTCGAAGAACAAAAAAAGATATTCTTAACGTTGCCCGAGATAAAATTTTACGAGAAGGGGGAATATACTTCGAACCTCAAAGCAAAATCAGGCAGGATAAATACCGAGACATATGATATCTGGGGTGACAGCGACTGTGTACTCGTCACTGCCAAGGGAGAAAAACTTTTCACGAGCAATCTGCATTATCGCTCAGACATCAAAAAGATCGTCACAGAAGAAAATGTAAAGCTTATCAGGCCTACAGAAGTCATATATGGCAAAGGGCTTGAAGCTACTCCGGACCTGAAATCCGTTATTATAAAAAAGCAGTTGGTTGAAATGGAAGATAATAAATGA
- a CDS encoding lysophospholipid acyltransferase family protein codes for MFKKIARQIYYLLALLFSKIILFFPYKIAVKFGGLLGLLAYYLIKDARDITFNNLRLCLSEKTGEEIKRISKEVFINQGKNLFELFLFPKITKEQLLELASIKNKDAMAQALSFKKGVFIASAHCGNWEIMGSSLAQSGFPINVIAKHIYIEGLNNMLVNFRKSKGMNVILRSDRSSAKEMLRGLRNNEAIAMLIDQDTEVNGVFVDFFSRPAWTPSGLAALALRTGASVVLALDVRMPDDRHECLLTGPLELIKTDNMEKDVLENTQMITKLIEDHIRKYPSQWVWMHKRWKTRFGK; via the coding sequence GTGTTTAAAAAAATAGCCCGTCAAATTTACTATCTTCTTGCATTACTGTTCTCGAAGATAATTTTATTTTTTCCATATAAAATTGCAGTTAAATTCGGCGGATTGCTCGGTCTTTTGGCTTATTATTTGATCAAAGATGCAAGAGATATAACTTTCAATAATCTGCGCTTATGCCTGTCCGAAAAAACTGGCGAAGAAATAAAAAGGATATCAAAAGAAGTATTTATAAATCAGGGTAAAAACCTCTTTGAATTATTCCTTTTCCCTAAGATAACAAAAGAGCAGCTCCTTGAATTAGCCTCTATAAAGAACAAAGACGCCATGGCTCAAGCCCTGTCTTTCAAAAAGGGAGTGTTCATAGCCAGCGCTCATTGCGGAAACTGGGAAATAATGGGTTCATCCCTGGCACAGAGCGGGTTTCCCATAAACGTTATAGCAAAGCATATTTATATCGAAGGATTAAATAATATGCTTGTTAATTTCAGGAAATCAAAAGGAATGAACGTGATTTTGCGTTCAGATAGATCTTCAGCAAAAGAGATGCTTAGAGGCCTGAGGAATAACGAAGCTATAGCGATGCTGATAGACCAGGACACAGAGGTGAACGGTGTTTTTGTGGATTTTTTTTCCAGGCCAGCCTGGACACCTTCAGGGCTGGCAGCACTTGCCTTAAGGACAGGAGCTTCAGTTGTCCTTGCTCTTGATGTCAGGATGCCGGATGACAGGCATGAATGCTTGCTTACAGGGCCGTTGGAGCTTATTAAGACGGATAACATGGAAAAAGATGTACTTGAGAATACTCAGATGATAACAAAGCTCATAGAAGACCATATTCGTAAATATCCAAGCCAGTGGGTCTGGATGCACAAGAGATGGAAAACAAGGTTCGGTAAATGA
- a CDS encoding zinc ribbon domain-containing protein gives MKCPKCNIDNKESAKFCKKCGTDIKPPAQDLPTWRPSWRWHARTLAVIYTVLLVLFFLLNHFLKPYMRQIPSDITPWLKDMPKQQSVG, from the coding sequence ATGAAATGCCCGAAATGCAATATTGACAATAAAGAAAGTGCTAAATTCTGCAAGAAATGCGGCACGGATATAAAACCCCCGGCCCAGGACTTGCCCACTTGGAGGCCTTCCTGGAGATGGCATGCTAGAACCCTGGCGGTAATATATACGGTTTTATTAGTACTTTTTTTTCTGCTGAACCATTTCTTAAAACCTTATATGAGGCAAATTCCTTCGGATATTACTCCCTGGCTGAAGGATATGCCTAAACAACAATCTGTGGGGTAA
- the kdsA gene encoding 3-deoxy-8-phosphooctulonate synthase: MNYKTIKLKNSIKISNSLPLVLIAGPCVIENENQTLRIAYELKKIAAKLKVPLIFKASYDKANRSSIESFRGPGLEEGLRILSLVKKKYNLPVLTDVHCRLDVKEVAKVVDIIQIPAFLCRQTDLITECAKTGLIVNIKKGQFLSPYGVNNIVKKVEHAGNKKIILTERGTSFGYNNLITDIRSLEIMKKTFYPVIFDATHSVQIPGGPEKSSGGEREFIKPLMKAAVSSGIAGVFVEVHSKPEKALSDGQNSLSLKELPEIMDIVLKIDKLIKKDDRHQT; this comes from the coding sequence ATGAATTATAAAACGATAAAACTCAAAAACAGCATTAAGATATCCAACTCGTTGCCTTTGGTTTTGATTGCAGGTCCCTGCGTTATCGAAAATGAAAATCAAACGCTCCGGATCGCGTATGAGTTGAAGAAAATAGCCGCAAAACTTAAAGTCCCGCTGATCTTCAAAGCTTCATATGATAAAGCTAACCGTTCTTCGATAGAATCTTTCAGAGGACCGGGTCTTGAAGAAGGTTTACGGATATTGTCTCTTGTAAAAAAGAAATACAACCTGCCGGTCCTAACGGATGTTCATTGCAGGTTGGATGTAAAAGAAGTGGCAAAGGTTGTAGATATAATACAAATTCCTGCTTTTTTGTGCCGTCAGACCGACCTTATAACGGAGTGTGCAAAAACTGGACTAATCGTAAACATAAAAAAGGGGCAGTTTCTTTCTCCTTATGGAGTTAACAATATAGTAAAAAAAGTTGAACATGCCGGCAATAAAAAGATCATCCTTACGGAGAGGGGAACTTCTTTCGGTTATAATAATCTTATAACTGATATCAGGTCACTTGAGATAATGAAAAAGACTTTTTATCCGGTTATATTTGACGCAACACATTCCGTTCAAATACCGGGCGGGCCGGAAAAATCATCCGGCGGCGAGAGAGAGTTCATAAAACCGTTAATGAAAGCTGCTGTTTCATCAGGTATAGCCGGAGTTTTTGTTGAGGTGCACTCAAAACCCGAAAAAGCTCTTTCCGACGGTCAAAACAGCCTTTCTTTAAAGGAGCTGCCTGAAATAATGGACATAGTCTTAAAAATAGATAAATTGATAAAGAAAGACGACAGACATCAGACATGA
- the kdsB gene encoding 3-deoxy-manno-octulosonate cytidylyltransferase, whose amino-acid sequence MKIIGVIPARYDSTRLPGKPLIKIKGQYLIERVYRQALKSKTLDDIIIATDDRRIEAVCKTFGAKTLMTSRACRTGTDRLAEVARKLNKEAGILINIQGDEPLISPFLIDNIAKAIRSDKGIVMATAAYHIKVKQEIRDPNVVKVVFDKDKNAVYFSRFPIPFNRGYGKTKHYKHIGIYAYRKDFILRFSALKQTPLEKAEKLEQLRALENGYKIKVIISAVDSFGVDIPEDIKKIEKML is encoded by the coding sequence GTGAAAATAATAGGCGTAATCCCTGCACGGTATGATTCAACAAGGCTGCCCGGAAAACCTTTGATAAAGATCAAAGGGCAGTATTTAATAGAGAGGGTCTATAGGCAGGCGCTAAAATCTAAAACCCTTGATGATATCATAATTGCGACAGATGACAGGCGCATTGAAGCGGTATGCAAAACCTTTGGCGCCAAAACGCTAATGACCTCAAGAGCTTGCAGGACCGGGACCGACAGGCTGGCAGAAGTGGCAAGAAAATTAAATAAAGAAGCTGGCATTCTTATAAATATCCAGGGAGATGAGCCTTTGATATCTCCGTTTTTAATAGACAACATTGCAAAAGCCATTAGATCGGATAAAGGTATTGTTATGGCAACTGCGGCATACCATATAAAAGTAAAGCAAGAGATAAGAGACCCGAATGTCGTTAAAGTTGTTTTTGATAAAGATAAGAATGCAGTTTACTTTTCCCGTTTTCCTATACCGTTTAACAGGGGTTATGGCAAAACAAAACATTATAAACATATAGGTATTTATGCATACAGAAAAGATTTTATTTTAAGATTCTCAGCCTTAAAACAAACACCGCTTGAAAAAGCAGAGAAACTTGAGCAATTAAGGGCTCTTGAGAACGGCTATAAAATAAAGGTCATAATTTCGGCCGTAGATTCATTCGGAGTAGATATACCTGAAGATATAAAGAAAATTGAGAAAATGCTATAA
- the rfaE1 gene encoding D-glycero-beta-D-manno-heptose-7-phosphate kinase, with translation MNRLIKFIPEFKKQKILVIGDLMVDKFVWGKVTRISPEAPVPVVLIDKETYALGGAGNVANNLRSLGSEVFLFGVIGKDSVGDDLKKDFIKNSINIKGIISDDFRPTSIKTRIIAAHQQVVRVDKELKGELDQRLNDELISRLETIISMIDAIIISDYGKGVINKTVLKKTISLAHKCRIPVTVDPKIEHFLSYKKVTCITPNQAEAIAGMRYKEVTKDRDILDLGNKILRKLQSETVLITLGEKGMTLFEHGNRITHIPTRAKEVFDVTGAGDTVIATFTLAIASGANFREAAEIANFAAGLVVAKLGTATVTPEELKLAIQTFK, from the coding sequence ATGAACAGGTTGATAAAATTTATCCCGGAGTTTAAAAAACAAAAGATACTTGTTATCGGGGATTTAATGGTTGACAAGTTTGTATGGGGAAAGGTTACAAGGATATCACCAGAGGCGCCTGTGCCTGTCGTTCTCATAGATAAGGAGACTTATGCACTCGGAGGCGCCGGCAACGTGGCAAATAACCTGAGGAGCCTGGGTTCTGAGGTCTTTCTTTTCGGGGTAATAGGAAAAGACAGCGTTGGTGACGACCTTAAAAAGGATTTTATTAAAAACAGCATAAATATAAAAGGCATCATAAGCGATGATTTTAGACCTACCAGCATTAAAACAAGGATAATCGCCGCCCACCAACAGGTGGTACGGGTAGATAAGGAATTGAAAGGAGAGCTTGACCAAAGACTGAACGATGAACTGATCAGCCGCCTTGAAACTATTATATCTATGATCGATGCCATTATAATCTCTGACTACGGGAAAGGAGTAATAAATAAAACGGTCTTAAAAAAGACAATAAGCCTGGCTCATAAATGCAGGATTCCAGTTACTGTTGACCCGAAGATAGAACATTTTTTAAGCTACAAAAAAGTTACCTGTATAACTCCCAACCAGGCAGAAGCAATAGCCGGCATGAGGTATAAAGAAGTAACAAAAGATAGAGACATCCTCGATCTCGGCAATAAAATATTGAGAAAACTGCAGTCTGAAACAGTCCTTATTACACTGGGTGAAAAGGGGATGACTCTTTTTGAGCATGGAAACAGGATAACACATATTCCTACAAGGGCTAAAGAGGTCTTTGATGTTACGGGTGCCGGGGACACCGTTATTGCGACGTTTACTCTTGCAATAGCTTCAGGGGCGAACTTCAGGGAAGCTGCGGAGATAGCGAACTTTGCCGCAGGCCTTGTCGTGGCAAAACTGGGCACAGCGACGGTTACTCCTGAGGAATTAAAACTGGCCATACAGACTTTTAAATAG
- a CDS encoding SGNH/GDSL hydrolase family protein: protein MKKILLILLLYVTCAFLVFAIEMTLRVSGFSYIPPDAGFQITPEYKIFDIEGDNYRTKKDKIGVFLDQSFPVSKSKNEIRIFIFGGSSVYNLGNAGILQEKLKNIAGDKVIRIINIGGNSYGTSRLLLSFQEVLGYEPDIMVLYSGHNEFEEKFIEEIAARNGPLRQLNDLLIEHSRIYQFLCYGINKTTAVALQKVVDLNKAGKIPFFPNNIKNRVSWNIDFDKDAKNYIYQRYNNNILQMIFLARKKHIKMAISTVAYNRLNEPFKKKGADFEKGIELYNKGKYNEALNLLEVGLDADLRPHRASRTTNSIIKKISKNTKTPLVDVDSAVCLAAGHGIPGKDIFAKNDHCHLNEKGNSILQEMIFQTIKDNKMLE from the coding sequence TTGAAAAAAATATTACTAATATTGTTATTATACGTAACCTGTGCCTTCCTTGTTTTTGCTATAGAAATGACCTTGCGGGTGTCAGGGTTTAGCTATATCCCCCCGGATGCAGGTTTCCAGATAACACCTGAATACAAAATATTCGATATTGAGGGGGACAATTATAGGACAAAAAAAGATAAGATAGGCGTATTTCTTGATCAAAGTTTCCCGGTAAGTAAAAGCAAAAATGAGATAAGGATATTCATTTTTGGCGGATCAAGCGTATATAATTTGGGAAACGCTGGTATTCTTCAGGAAAAATTAAAAAACATTGCCGGAGATAAGGTAATAAGGATCATTAATATCGGCGGCAATTCTTACGGGACATCAAGGCTGCTTTTAAGTTTTCAGGAAGTCCTGGGCTATGAACCGGATATTATGGTTCTATATTCAGGCCACAACGAATTCGAAGAAAAATTCATAGAAGAGATAGCGGCAAGAAACGGTCCGCTTAGGCAATTAAACGACCTGTTGATCGAGCATTCAAGAATATATCAGTTTTTATGCTATGGTATCAATAAAACTACAGCGGTGGCCCTTCAGAAGGTTGTAGATTTAAATAAGGCGGGTAAAATTCCGTTTTTCCCTAATAATATTAAAAATAGAGTTTCTTGGAACATTGATTTTGATAAGGATGCAAAAAACTATATATACCAGAGATATAATAACAATATTTTACAAATGATCTTCCTGGCAAGAAAAAAGCATATTAAAATGGCCATATCTACGGTTGCCTATAACAGATTAAACGAACCTTTTAAAAAGAAAGGTGCGGATTTTGAAAAAGGCATAGAACTTTACAATAAAGGAAAATATAATGAAGCTTTGAACTTATTAGAAGTTGGATTGGATGCCGATCTGAGGCCGCACAGAGCGTCAAGGACTACAAACTCAATAATAAAAAAAATAAGCAAAAACACGAAAACTCCTCTTGTTGATGTAGATAGTGCTGTTTGCCTTGCGGCTGGACACGGAATCCCGGGAAAAGATATCTTTGCGAAGAATGACCACTGTCATCTAAATGAAAAAGGAAATTCAATCCTTCAGGAAATGATTTTCCAGACAATAAAAGATAACAAAATGCTGGAGTAA
- a CDS encoding tetratricopeptide repeat protein has translation MRFGKHFTILIAFVFLFSCPVFSKNIAVMPFNNLSKDKEINWIGAGFAETLTRKLAKVKKINLLDREQVSEILNRIKYETSGVVEEKTSVKAGKMYGVDVMVLGSYQVKGSTLQVRARFMDVETKKAIGTAEATGSMDDIFKLQDKIVLSLIDSLKMVLKENEKKEIKINPTENFKIYQLFSNGYDALNLRLYDKAIEMYGKAASFKADDAQAYNDMAAEYAEKENYDKAIEMYDRALSIDPRFVTAYFNLGITYDIKGKIDKAIEMYEKAVSINPEHAKAYNNMGLEYDKKGNHDKAMEMYEKAVSINPEYAEAYRNMGFSYNQKVNYDKAIELYEKAVHINPEYAEAYRNMGFAYNQKGNRDKAIEMYEKAIRINPKLATAYFNMGIAYDNKGNYDKAIELYEKAVSIEPKNSEAYRNMGLAYDRKGNYDKAIEMYEKAISLDPDHPESYRNLGLAYDKKGNHDKAIEMFEKAVTTNPEDMRVYALLGIAYDDKVNYEKANEPYEKTVLINPKLEAYFGMGFAYNKKRNYDKAIDLYKKVVSIDPSHAEAYRNMGGAYDENGNHDKAIDMYEKAVSINPEYAEAYRDIGFAYIQKGNRDKAIEMYDKALRINPKLATAYLNKGSAYDTKGDYDKAIEMYEKAVSIDPEYAEAYQNMGLAYDKKGNHDKAIEMYEKAVNINPEYAEACNNVGLAYSSKGNQDKAIELFEKAVNINPAYAEAYRNMGFAYYKKGNQDKAIELYEKAVSINPSYAEAYRNLGLSYDKKGDHDKAIEMYENAVKINPKLAVAYSNMGIAYDSKEDYDKAIEMYGKAININSAYAEAYANMGLAYDKKGNHDKAIELYEKAASINPKRAEAYRNLGLAFAKKATPEKAIDVRKEAANITPGTEKAVTISSAPVPETAQSYTNKGNAYFRKGDYDKAIEMYEKAVSINPKFATAYFNMGVAYDNKGNYDKGIEIFEKAISINPKYVEAYQNMSVAYYKKGDYDKAIERLEKAVSINPKFAIAYFNLAVLYNQKGNRDKSVEMYEKTININPDYEKTINITAEYAQTYTNIGNSYYRKKNHDRAIELYEKAVRANPKLATAYFNMGNAYNDKGNSDKAIEMYEKAVSINPKYVEAYQNMSALYYKKGNSKMMFDCLKKAARLGDLQSQKYLKGQKIDW, from the coding sequence ATGAGGTTTGGAAAACATTTTACTATATTGATTGCTTTTGTTTTCCTTTTTTCTTGTCCTGTGTTTTCAAAAAATATAGCGGTAATGCCTTTTAACAATTTATCTAAAGACAAAGAAATAAACTGGATAGGTGCTGGTTTTGCGGAAACCCTGACTAGAAAACTTGCAAAAGTAAAGAAGATAAATTTGCTTGACAGAGAACAGGTATCGGAGATATTGAATAGGATAAAATATGAAACGTCCGGTGTAGTCGAAGAAAAAACCTCAGTTAAGGCAGGGAAAATGTATGGTGTTGACGTGATGGTCTTAGGCTCTTATCAGGTTAAGGGGAGCACCTTGCAGGTGCGCGCAAGATTTATGGATGTAGAAACTAAAAAAGCAATTGGGACCGCAGAAGCAACAGGAAGTATGGATGATATTTTTAAACTTCAAGATAAAATAGTTCTTAGTTTAATTGACAGTTTAAAAATGGTGTTAAAGGAAAATGAAAAAAAAGAAATAAAAATAAACCCTACGGAAAATTTTAAAATATATCAGCTGTTCAGTAACGGGTATGATGCATTGAATTTGAGGCTCTATGACAAAGCCATAGAGATGTATGGAAAAGCGGCAAGCTTCAAGGCAGACGACGCACAAGCTTATAACGATATGGCCGCAGAATATGCAGAAAAAGAAAACTATGATAAAGCCATAGAGATGTATGACAGAGCGCTAAGCATCGATCCAAGGTTTGTGACAGCATATTTTAATCTGGGAATTACGTATGACATAAAAGGAAAAATTGATAAAGCAATTGAAATGTATGAAAAAGCTGTAAGCATCAATCCGGAACATGCAAAAGCCTATAACAATATGGGTTTGGAATATGACAAAAAAGGTAACCACGACAAAGCCATGGAGATGTATGAGAAAGCGGTAAGCATAAATCCGGAGTATGCTGAAGCCTATAGGAATATGGGATTTTCATATAACCAAAAAGTAAACTACGATAAGGCAATTGAGCTGTACGAGAAAGCGGTACATATAAATCCGGAATATGCTGAAGCCTATAGGAATATGGGTTTTGCATATAATCAAAAAGGGAACCGCGATAAAGCGATCGAGATGTACGAAAAAGCGATACGTATTAATCCAAAACTTGCGACAGCATATTTCAATATGGGTATCGCATATGACAACAAAGGAAATTACGACAAAGCAATTGAGCTGTACGAGAAAGCAGTAAGTATTGAACCAAAGAATTCTGAAGCCTATAGGAATATGGGGTTGGCCTATGACAGAAAAGGGAACTACGACAAAGCAATTGAGATGTATGAGAAAGCGATAAGTTTAGATCCGGACCATCCGGAATCGTACCGGAATCTGGGTTTGGCCTATGATAAAAAGGGGAACCATGACAAAGCCATCGAAATGTTCGAGAAAGCGGTAACTACCAATCCGGAAGATATGAGAGTTTATGCCCTTTTGGGTATTGCGTATGATGACAAAGTCAACTACGAGAAAGCAAATGAGCCGTATGAGAAAACAGTACTCATTAATCCGAAGCTTGAAGCATATTTTGGTATGGGTTTTGCCTATAACAAAAAAAGGAACTACGACAAAGCAATTGATCTGTATAAGAAAGTGGTAAGTATCGACCCGTCACATGCTGAAGCTTATCGGAATATGGGGGGTGCGTATGACGAGAATGGAAACCATGACAAGGCAATTGATATGTATGAGAAAGCGGTAAGCATCAATCCTGAGTATGCTGAAGCGTATCGGGATATAGGTTTTGCCTATATCCAAAAAGGGAACCGGGATAAAGCAATTGAGATGTATGATAAAGCTCTGCGTATTAATCCAAAGCTTGCGACAGCATATTTAAATAAAGGTTCAGCCTATGACACCAAAGGAGACTACGACAAGGCCATCGAGATGTATGAGAAAGCGGTAAGTATAGATCCGGAATATGCTGAAGCCTATCAGAATATGGGTCTGGCCTATGATAAAAAAGGGAACCACGATAAAGCGATCGAGATGTACGAGAAAGCTGTAAATATCAATCCTGAATATGCTGAAGCTTGTAACAATGTGGGCTTGGCATATAGCAGCAAAGGAAACCAAGACAAAGCAATTGAACTATTTGAGAAAGCGGTAAATATCAATCCAGCTTATGCGGAAGCTTATAGGAATATGGGTTTTGCATATTACAAAAAAGGTAACCAAGACAAAGCAATTGAACTTTATGAGAAAGCAGTAAGCATTAATCCCTCATACGCTGAAGCCTACAGAAATTTAGGTTTGTCGTATGACAAAAAAGGGGACCACGACAAAGCTATCGAGATGTATGAAAACGCAGTAAAGATTAATCCAAAACTTGCGGTAGCATATTCTAATATGGGTATTGCATATGACAGCAAAGAGGACTACGATAAAGCAATTGAGATGTACGGGAAAGCGATAAATATCAATTCAGCGTATGCTGAAGCCTATGCCAATATGGGTTTGGCCTATGATAAAAAAGGGAACCACGATAAAGCAATCGAGCTTTATGAGAAAGCGGCAAGTATCAATCCAAAACGTGCAGAAGCGTATCGGAATCTGGGTTTGGCGTTTGCAAAAAAAGCAACCCCAGAAAAAGCGATTGATGTGCGAAAGGAAGCTGCAAATATTACACCAGGGACTGAGAAAGCGGTAACTATATCTTCAGCTCCGGTTCCAGAGACTGCACAATCCTATACCAATAAGGGTAATGCATATTTCAGAAAAGGAGACTACGACAAAGCGATCGAAATGTATGAGAAAGCGGTAAGTATCAACCCAAAGTTTGCGACGGCTTATTTTAATATGGGTGTTGCATATGACAACAAAGGAAACTACGATAAAGGAATCGAAATATTCGAGAAAGCGATAAGTATCAATCCAAAGTATGTGGAAGCCTATCAAAATATGAGCGTTGCATATTACAAAAAAGGAGATTACGACAAAGCAATTGAGAGGCTTGAGAAAGCGGTGAGCATCAACCCAAAGTTTGCGATTGCATATTTTAATCTGGCTGTTCTTTATAACCAAAAAGGAAACCGCGACAAATCAGTTGAGATGTATGAAAAAACGATAAATATCAATCCTGATTATGAAAAAACGATAAATATTACCGCAGAGTATGCACAGACTTATACCAATATCGGCAATTCATATTATAGAAAGAAAAACCATGATAGGGCGATAGAACTGTATGAAAAAGCGGTACGTGCCAATCCAAAACTTGCTACAGCATATTTTAACATGGGTAATGCATATAACGATAAAGGAAATTCCGACAAAGCAATTGAGATGTATGAGAAAGCGGTAAGTATCAATCCAAAGTACGTAGAAGCCTACCAAAATATGAGTGCCTTATATTACAAAAAAGGAAACTCTAAAATGATGTTTGATTGCCTAAAAAAGGCTGCCAGGCTCGGAGATTTACAATCACAAAAATATTTAAAAGGCCAGAAAATAGATTGGTAG
- a CDS encoding HAD family hydrolase, translating to MAKRDKKNIAVFIDRDGTIVKERHYLRKVKDIKLLSGVIKALKLLKDRDFKIVIVTNQSGIGRGYLTEKKLKQINNYLIKLLKRKGAGVDALYYCPHLPDDGCICRKPKLGMIEKAKKKFNLDLKRSFSIGDHTNDFLLGQNMGGTGIFILTGHGKEEYIKIKNSKGKLKPDVLEKNLLTAALWIMKHT from the coding sequence TTGGCAAAAAGAGATAAAAAAAATATCGCAGTCTTTATAGATCGGGACGGCACAATAGTAAAAGAAAGACATTACTTAAGAAAGGTCAAGGACATCAAGCTGCTTTCAGGGGTCATAAAAGCTTTAAAGCTTCTTAAAGATAGAGATTTTAAGATTGTAATCGTAACCAACCAGTCAGGAATAGGCAGGGGGTACCTTACAGAGAAAAAACTGAAACAGATCAATAATTATTTAATTAAACTTCTTAAAAGAAAAGGCGCCGGTGTTGATGCTCTCTACTATTGCCCGCATCTGCCGGATGACGGGTGCATCTGCCGGAAGCCGAAGCTTGGCATGATAGAAAAGGCAAAAAAGAAATTTAACCTTGACCTGAAAAGGTCGTTTTCGATAGGCGACCATACGAATGATTTTCTCTTAGGCCAGAACATGGGCGGCACGGGCATATTTATCCTTACGGGCCATGGAAAAGAAGAATACATAAAGATAAAGAACAGCAAAGGAAAGCTCAAACCCGATGTACTAGAAAAAAACCTGTTAACTGCCGCTCTTTGGATAATGAAACATACTTAG
- the lpxK gene encoding tetraacyldisaccharide 4'-kinase, with amino-acid sequence MNMQIILYPFTLIYRILSYLDSKFTDPRKLSKPVISVGNITWGGTGKTPIVIKIAKELIKNGLKPAVLTRGYKRKIKTKEPLVVSDGSKILVSPAEAGDEPYLIAESAKDAIVVVGADRSSAALKALESYPVDIFILDDGFQQWKISRGLDIVCINAKNPFGNGYLIPAGILREPLSSLKRSGVIVLTSSNLAGIEKTEVVENEIKKYSQAEILISKYMPTSIIRLSNANNFGLKDIERREVIAISAIGENEAFNATLEKAGFKVLKHYKFRDHHWFDETEVMEILKHSRKNDIFITTQKDAVRLRVVTDKLHKDLKDRFYYLNIEVQFTKGEEIWQKEIKKISQSL; translated from the coding sequence ATGAATATGCAAATCATACTTTACCCCTTTACTTTAATTTACAGGATTTTGTCCTATTTGGATTCGAAGTTCACGGATCCGCGGAAGCTTTCCAAGCCGGTAATAAGTGTAGGAAACATTACATGGGGTGGTACAGGAAAAACTCCTATCGTAATAAAAATAGCCAAGGAACTCATTAAGAACGGGCTTAAGCCGGCGGTCCTTACAAGGGGATATAAAAGGAAAATAAAAACAAAGGAACCGCTCGTTGTAAGCGACGGTTCAAAAATACTTGTTTCACCTGCAGAGGCTGGGGACGAGCCGTATTTAATAGCTGAAAGCGCTAAAGATGCGATCGTAGTTGTAGGAGCGGACAGATCTTCTGCGGCTTTAAAAGCACTGGAAAGTTATCCGGTAGATATTTTTATTTTAGACGACGGATTCCAGCAATGGAAGATATCCAGAGGGCTCGATATTGTATGCATAAACGCAAAAAATCCGTTCGGGAACGGCTATCTTATACCCGCAGGGATATTAAGGGAGCCGCTTTCTTCGCTTAAAAGGTCCGGGGTCATAGTCCTGACTTCCAGCAACCTGGCTGGCATAGAAAAAACCGAGGTTGTTGAAAACGAAATAAAGAAATATAGCCAGGCTGAAATACTAATATCAAAATACATGCCTACAAGCATAATAAGATTATCCAATGCAAATAATTTTGGACTTAAGGATATAGAACGTAGAGAAGTGATAGCTATTTCTGCTATAGGCGAAAATGAAGCTTTTAATGCCACGCTTGAAAAAGCAGGTTTTAAAGTCCTTAAACATTATAAGTTCAGGGACCATCATTGGTTTGATGAAACCGAGGTCATGGAAATACTTAAACATTCCAGAAAAAACGATATATTTATTACTACGCAGAAAGATGCTGTCCGGCTAAGGGTCGTGACGGATAAATTGCACAAGGATTTAAAAGACAGGTTTTACTATCTGAATATCGAGGTTCAATTCACAAAAGGAGAAGAAATTTGGCAAAAAGAGATAAAAAAAATATCGCAGTCTTTATAG